Proteins encoded by one window of Armatimonadota bacterium:
- a CDS encoding DUF92 domain-containing protein, with product MGTAWVAAFVLAAAFSLAARRAGALSASGAAAAAAVGTLVAASGRVSWAAVLLFFFLSASALTALPGGRSRDAGGRNARQVVANGGVAAVAAVLHLAGVPWAAGAFCGALGAACADTWATEVGVRYGGPPRRLFGGSASVGDSGAVSAVGTAAGVAGAVAVGFLAAAFEMAPLGAVALAGVSGMLADSALGATAQATFRCPSCAAQGEARRCGCGQQRVACAGIRWVDNDAVNLAATSCGGLVAVLLS from the coding sequence GTGGGCACCGCCTGGGTCGCCGCGTTCGTTCTCGCCGCCGCCTTCTCCCTCGCCGCGCGGCGCGCCGGTGCGCTGTCCGCAAGCGGGGCGGCAGCGGCCGCGGCGGTGGGGACCCTCGTCGCAGCCTCCGGTCGGGTGTCGTGGGCGGCGGTGCTCTTGTTCTTCTTCCTGTCGGCTTCTGCGCTGACCGCTCTGCCCGGAGGTCGGAGCCGGGATGCAGGCGGCCGCAACGCCCGGCAGGTGGTGGCCAACGGTGGAGTGGCCGCCGTCGCTGCGGTGCTCCACCTAGCTGGCGTCCCCTGGGCGGCAGGGGCGTTCTGCGGTGCGCTGGGGGCGGCGTGCGCCGACACGTGGGCGACGGAGGTCGGCGTGCGGTACGGCGGGCCGCCACGCCGCCTCTTCGGCGGGAGCGCGTCTGTGGGCGACTCCGGGGCGGTGAGCGCTGTGGGAACGGCCGCGGGCGTCGCCGGTGCGGTGGCGGTCGGTTTCCTGGCGGCCGCGTTCGAGATGGCCCCGCTCGGTGCGGTCGCCCTGGCGGGAGTGTCCGGGATGCTCGCAGACAGCGCGCTGGGCGCGACGGCTCAGGCGACCTTTCGCTGTCCGAGCTGCGCCGCGCAGGGAGAGGCTCGGCGGTGCGGGTGCGGGCAGCAGCGCGTCGCGTGCGCCGGAATCCGGTGGGTGGACAACGACGCGGTGAACCTAGCGGCCACGTCGTGCGGCGGGCTGGTGGCGGTCCTCCTGTCTTGA
- a CDS encoding nitrilase-related carbon-nitrogen hydrolase, whose amino-acid sequence MSRPIRVRVGLASPVVGDLDGLEHWYEWVARAVRGAAERADLVVLPAHVGTAALAAATGVRTWQAVRAAARAQPDLPGKLRLALCGLARRCRCHLLAGTVLVSSPVGLRHEAWLIGPRGEVVGEQAQTHLTHQERALGLVGDDDLRVFPTPLGNLGVLVHTDLWVPEAFRILALRGAAVVLAPVAVPAPYPPAHQVRGLWQQVQQNQTFGVECGLHGTLLGVTYVSRPAVCAPCEGTPDESGWWARADPGVELVTAELDCQRLSEAIARFDIFAQFNLPLYERYLPAVYFGPAASRTPHAPAPPPSVVEPRPGPAHRPRGPWIGRLRRELLRAMLWRSSRPERIRSLVRRQRLPRVREHDGGTVRVAAIQMELALCGPEAFVVHIAHLVRRAAEQEAQLIVFPEDAGSALLGMLPGMAEAATSQTLDETVREMAGADARAADVLTLVGPYVERVVTAAFSEVARLTRAHVVAGSALVPREGRVFNTAFLFGPDGREIGRHRKCHLLAMEQDWGLARGAELVVHTTRIGNMALPICMDATYFETYRILALQGAEIVCVPTADPQPYNPWKARRGPWPRTQESWVYTVHACLVGRVFGMPLTGRSALFAPLECTPDGSGVVAEAVTHDREEVVVGALDLDALRRLRRRAPPAELLRPDLYARVFPGLYREWARRNPHRYAAADR is encoded by the coding sequence ATGAGCCGGCCGATCCGTGTGCGCGTCGGCTTGGCGTCACCGGTGGTGGGCGATCTCGATGGGCTTGAGCACTGGTACGAGTGGGTGGCCCGCGCCGTGCGCGGGGCGGCGGAGCGCGCAGACCTGGTCGTCCTGCCCGCGCACGTCGGTACTGCGGCGCTGGCCGCGGCCACGGGCGTCCGCACCTGGCAGGCCGTCCGCGCAGCGGCCCGGGCTCAACCTGACCTCCCGGGGAAGCTGCGTCTTGCGCTGTGCGGCCTCGCACGGCGCTGCCGCTGCCACCTGCTGGCCGGGACGGTGCTCGTCTCGTCGCCCGTCGGACTTCGGCACGAGGCGTGGCTCATCGGGCCGCGGGGCGAGGTGGTGGGCGAGCAGGCCCAGACCCACCTGACGCACCAGGAACGCGCGCTCGGCCTGGTCGGAGACGACGACCTGCGGGTCTTTCCGACACCGCTGGGCAACCTGGGGGTCCTCGTCCACACCGACCTGTGGGTCCCCGAAGCCTTCCGCATCCTCGCACTGCGCGGCGCGGCGGTGGTGCTCGCGCCGGTGGCCGTACCCGCGCCCTATCCCCCGGCGCACCAGGTTCGGGGTCTGTGGCAGCAGGTGCAGCAGAACCAGACGTTCGGCGTCGAGTGCGGGTTGCACGGCACCCTGCTGGGGGTGACGTACGTCTCCCGGCCGGCGGTGTGCGCGCCTTGCGAGGGCACACCCGACGAGAGCGGCTGGTGGGCCCGGGCCGATCCGGGCGTCGAGCTCGTGACGGCGGAGCTGGACTGTCAGCGGCTGTCTGAGGCGATCGCGCGGTTCGACATCTTCGCCCAGTTCAACCTGCCGCTGTACGAACGCTACCTGCCGGCCGTGTATTTCGGCCCGGCGGCGTCGCGCACGCCGCATGCACCGGCGCCGCCGCCGTCCGTTGTTGAGCCGCGTCCGGGCCCTGCGCACCGCCCGAGGGGTCCGTGGATCGGACGGTTGCGCCGCGAACTCTTGCGCGCCATGCTATGGCGGTCGTCGCGACCCGAACGCATCCGCTCCCTCGTACGGCGTCAACGGCTGCCGAGGGTGCGCGAGCACGACGGGGGCACGGTGCGCGTTGCGGCCATCCAGATGGAACTCGCCCTGTGCGGTCCCGAGGCGTTCGTCGTCCACATTGCACACCTCGTGCGGCGCGCTGCAGAACAGGAGGCCCAGTTGATCGTCTTCCCGGAGGATGCCGGCTCCGCGTTGCTCGGGATGCTCCCGGGGATGGCAGAGGCGGCCACATCGCAAACCCTGGACGAGACCGTACGCGAGATGGCCGGTGCGGACGCCCGGGCCGCGGACGTGCTGACTCTGGTCGGCCCGTACGTGGAGCGGGTCGTAACTGCCGCGTTCTCCGAGGTCGCACGTCTGACGCGCGCGCACGTCGTGGCCGGGAGCGCGCTTGTGCCGCGCGAAGGCCGAGTGTTCAACACCGCGTTCTTGTTCGGCCCCGACGGACGGGAGATCGGCCGGCACCGCAAGTGCCACCTGCTCGCGATGGAACAGGATTGGGGCCTGGCCAGGGGCGCCGAACTGGTCGTTCACACGACACGGATCGGCAACATGGCGTTGCCCATCTGCATGGATGCCACCTACTTCGAGACCTACCGGATCCTGGCGCTGCAGGGCGCGGAGATCGTGTGCGTGCCCACCGCCGACCCCCAGCCGTACAATCCCTGGAAGGCGCGGCGCGGCCCCTGGCCCCGAACTCAGGAGAGCTGGGTCTACACCGTCCACGCCTGCCTGGTCGGCCGGGTCTTCGGGATGCCGTTGACCGGACGGTCGGCGCTGTTCGCCCCGTTGGAGTGCACGCCCGACGGATCCGGTGTGGTCGCGGAGGCCGTGACCCACGACCGGGAGGAGGTCGTGGTCGGTGCCCTCGACCTCGACGCGCTCCGACGCCTGCGCCGCCGCGCGCCGCCTGCCGAACTGCTGCGCCCGGACCTGTACGCCCGGGTCTTTCCGGGGCTGTACCGGGAGTGGGCACGGCGCAATCCCCACAGGTATGCGGCCGCGGATCGGTGA
- a CDS encoding PaaI family thioesterase: MSEARDRPAIQDRYPDEFSHCYGCGRLNEHGLGLKSYAEGEEVVATFVPGAHHVAVPGFVYGGLIASLIDCHAMATAAHAYERAAGGRAPRFVTASLRVDYLRPTPLGVPLRIRGRAKDVAQRKVTVEVTVSADSTPTARGEVVAVLLPDTMRSPVG; this comes from the coding sequence ATGTCTGAGGCACGCGATCGGCCGGCCATCCAGGATCGCTATCCGGACGAGTTCAGCCACTGCTACGGCTGTGGCCGCCTGAACGAGCACGGCCTCGGGCTCAAGAGCTACGCAGAGGGCGAGGAGGTCGTGGCCACATTCGTGCCGGGCGCGCACCACGTGGCCGTGCCGGGGTTCGTCTACGGTGGCCTCATTGCTTCCCTGATCGATTGCCACGCGATGGCCACCGCCGCCCACGCCTACGAACGCGCCGCCGGCGGACGCGCGCCGCGGTTCGTCACCGCTTCGCTGCGCGTCGACTACCTGCGGCCGACGCCTCTGGGCGTACCGCTGCGGATTCGCGGCCGCGCCAAGGACGTTGCCCAGCGCAAGGTCACCGTGGAGGTGACGGTGTCGGCGGACAGCACGCCGACCGCGCGTGGCGAAGTCGTCGCCGTCCTCCTCCCCGACACGATGCGGTCGCCGGTGGGATGA
- a CDS encoding phosphoribosyltransferase family protein — translation MGHVLPFTGQLTYELEIAGTVRSLPLIQVSPDTWIAYYFSLGDTEVIDRAARALAQRLDGCEMFVTTETKGIPLTHAIATYLGLRPYVVCRKEIRPFMLSPLVVRYKPITAKTEQELYMDGRDAMKVRGRRVGIVDDVVSTGETLQAMEELVRMAGGEVTTRAALLLEGDDRPDVHHMGILPIFKAVLPDV, via the coding sequence ATGGGACATGTCCTGCCGTTCACCGGCCAGCTGACCTACGAGCTGGAGATCGCCGGCACAGTGCGGAGCCTGCCGCTCATCCAGGTGTCCCCCGACACCTGGATCGCTTACTACTTCAGCCTGGGCGACACCGAGGTCATCGACCGGGCAGCGCGGGCCCTTGCACAGCGACTCGACGGGTGCGAGATGTTTGTGACCACCGAGACGAAGGGGATTCCCCTGACGCATGCCATCGCCACGTACCTGGGCCTGCGACCGTACGTGGTGTGTCGGAAGGAGATCCGGCCGTTCATGCTCTCGCCGCTGGTGGTCCGCTACAAGCCCATCACCGCGAAGACCGAACAGGAGCTGTACATGGACGGTCGCGACGCGATGAAAGTGCGAGGCCGGCGGGTGGGCATCGTCGACGACGTCGTCAGCACCGGCGAGACGCTGCAGGCCATGGAGGAGCTGGTCCGGATGGCCGGGGGCGAGGTGACCACGCGGGCCGCCCTGCTGCTGGAAGGAGACGACCGCCCGGACGTGCACCACATGGGGATCCTACCGATCTTCAAGGCTGTGCTTCCCGATGTCTGA